ATAAAAgcctaattttaattttaagcactCTTACGTTTGTAGTCATAACATTTTGGTCCTGTGTAGATCCTacaattaaaaacatatattcaaCTAGGTTATCTATGTACAAGATAAGCAGGCCGGGTGTAGTGAGAAAACATCTTGTGGAGGCGATGATAATGTCCCTACTTATCTGTTAGTTCTGCTCATATAAGTACTGTGCAAGCCACACAACTTCCCATCCTAACTCCGCTTACAAGGCCCCACAGCCATGTACCTTACATAAAATGTTATTGGCCCGATGTTAATTGAATTGTCTGCGGCCCTTCGTACGCAATTGTCTCGTTATTGCCAGGCTTGGGCGACTGTTTAACGATCTCGCCATTGGCATTCCCATTTCCGTTGCGCCATCAAATGTCCTGGCAACACTCCACGCAGCACACTACTTTCGTACGATAATAAAGCCACCCACGTTGCTCTCTTATTTTCCATTCACAGGAGGACAATAAGAAACTGCAAGTGTGGCGAAAATTGATTCGAACATAAATAAAGGGCAGCCAAGCGTGGCCAGACAAGGACAACAAAGGCAGGAGAAGCCGAGGGACTTGCGATTGGCCGAAGAGGCAAAAATCAATAGGAGGGCATAGGCGATATCGATATGTTGGCCACTCGGGAGGGCATGGGGCAGACGACTCCTGGCTGTCTCCTCCAGTTCCAGTTCCCGTGGAATAAGTAACGCCCTCGAGGGACTAACATGTCGGACCGGTATCCAGCCAGCTTCTACGATCATCATCACCAGCTCCAGCTTCAGCTACAGCACCACCATCCCCATCAGACGACCACGATGTCGCACTATCCGCCGCAGCCCTACCGATCGGGCTACCATCCCGCCGGCTACCATCCCTACGGCTATGGCTATGGGTCCTCCAGTGCTTCTTACATGCCCAACTACTATCGCTATGCCCCGTACGCCTCGCCGCACTACAGCCAGCACCACCAGGGCATGTTCACGCCGGCTGGCCAGCAGCTAATCCCCTCCAGCGTGCTCCACTACCCGCCCAGGTCGCATCCCTaccagccgcagcagcagcagccatcTCAGCCTGGCTACGAGCCACCTGCTCCCTTGCCATACAGTTCTTCCGCTTCCTATCAATCCCGTGGTTTTGGAGCCTTTGCGGGTCCAACTCCCCACTATGCTCCACCTGGCAGATCCTCCACGCCGGCTCCGAATCGCACTGTGCTGCCACCCAGCTACTTGGAACCACTTCGCGGCTACAGCGCCGAGCAGCAACATCtcggccagcagcaacatctggGCCAACAGCAGATGCCACACATCCCGCTGGCCGGCACACCAAAGCTCGAGGATCCGGATGTGGAGGTGGAGGCGGTGGCCGAGTCCCCCGCCCAGCGGCTGACCACATCGCCGCCCATGATCAGTGCCACCGGAACGGACAGCGGCATCAGCAACTGCAGCACGCGGGCCAGGAGCGACAGCAGCCAGAGCACTCCGGTCTACAGCGGCGAGTATCCGGTCAACATGTCGGTGGAGTCCGCCTCCTGCGTTCCGTATCATTGTCCGGCGGACGGAAGGGActtcgaggaggaggaggtgctgGTCCAGCCACCAGCGACAGCGGCGGAGGAGACCAGGAGGGCGGACACTCCGCTCAATATTCCCGGTAAGTTGTCAGCTTTTTTATCGCATTGCCTTGCATCGCCTGTCGCTCCTTCTTTACACTctatttaattcgcaattatGCACGGCCGCGGGGGGGATTTCgaaaatttatgcaaacaTATGTCAGGCGGGATTATGTAACGAGTATGGAAGTCAGGGAGGGGCGACAGCAGTCGGGCAGTTGCTTCAGCTGAAATCAACGATTGAAGGCACGGTGGGAGGATTTGTGATCGATCGGGTTGAATGTGGACACATCTTAAAgtagttggaaaataaaagaattataAAATGATTTGAAGACTTAATAAACTTACTATAAGTTGAAAATCGCTTTATGAATTGTGAAATATATTggtgcatacttttagacaccaaGAATTACAATAAAGAGGGATTTTAAAACTGTAGTGATTGgatagtagtagtagtagtcaGTAAGGAATAGTATAATtgcctttaaaatttttaaaagataaacCTAAACTATCAGTCCCACTGTGCCAATATAGCCTTTTGCTTGATTCCTCATGCAAATTAATGCATGAACTGTCCGTTCGTGTTGCCGTCATCGTTGTCAGCGTGTCCAGGGTGCCCGGAGTGTCGTCCGCAAAACTCCTCACCGGCAGCGCTGTCCGTCAGGTTTTTCCACCAGCTCCTCGGGCTGCGATTCCCCGCTAGCCCTCCAATCACCCGCATATTTCACAAGCCTGACAAGCCGACGTTTTGCAAACACTCAACCAATCAGCGTTGGTTAACTGCTGAAATACTTCCGTTTCTCGACAGGAGGGGGTGGCTTATGGGTGGGTGGTTGGTCTGTCGCTGGGTGCAGGGGCACCTACGTCATGGCGCTTCAGAGGACTTCAAAATTAGCTGTCTATTTAGGCACGCGAATACGAATGCCTGAGCCGAGACTCCCCGACTTGTCCTGTGATGTGtggctttttaatttttttgtcgtGTGTGCAAATCAATAAGTCAACGGTGTACGTGGATGACCCACCAGGTGCGAAGTCAGCCCACagtttttttctaaatattttccagtGCAAACGAGCTTctaacacttaaaaaaatagcaAACTACATGGgagattaaaaaagttttgctgAAGCTCCaaacatttaagaaaatattataatagagTTCGAGGATACAGCAATAAATgaccattttaaaatattatattttaaaagtttaaacatttttgcattttagtcaatatatattttatttttaaaaatcatctacaatttacaattttgaatttttttatgtgacaaaaggaagtaactattttttagcttaaattttagtttagaCGACTTGCTGAACTTGATATGGTataatttttctcagtgtggTGGAGTGTTTGCCTGTGTTTGTGGGTGTTTTTGTGTAGAGCTGCGTCGTTATCAATGGGCGTTTGACTTtcacacacaagcacacacacagccctATCTAAGGGTGTCTTTCTGGCCATCGGTGTGTGCGTGAAATGTCATCACAGCCAGCATGTAAATGAACTTTTCAGCGTAATGCGGTGGTTGCCGCCGCTTCACTACCGTTAGTCAAACCACCCACACAGACAGCAAACACGCCCGAACACCCACGAACACGTGCACAGAGGGAAAAgtattaatcatttaattatttttatgacgAGATcaacataaatatattaaatagaataACTagttgtatacattttttgttttgctactTTGGCTGATTTAGTTTAAAACCTAGGCGAAATTGTTTCCAGTGTACTAATCAAGGGAGGAACCAACGACACCCTGAAACACGAAGAGGAACAGGAATAGGAACAGCTCCCTGGTGCAATAGCCAGGGCTCAAATTCAACTTCAACCTCAACCTCCGGTTGTAGCCACCATATGGAGGCGAAAATCAATGTCCGTTATGTGAAATGAAGTGCAGCTCAAAAAAAACAGGAATGCAATTAGGGGATACTTCCCTTAGAAGAAATAGTGAATATTCAGTAGACTATGAAATTCAAATCAGGCAAATTTCCTAAAGTTTTCAAACCATTGAAAGAATTACTTAAAAGATTTCTAAAATATGTTAATACGTTTAAGGAgagctttaaaattaaatatcaagTGTAGTTAACAACAGAATATAACCATGATATTTAAGCGTATAATTCCTAATTATTTGTAAGCGGATTTCTTACAAGTATTACATTTGATTACATTTGATGGggtattaaaaacaaagccaaCCCTTCTCGAATTACTTACCTATATTCATTTCCCTTTGctaaaataattgatttatCGACGCAACTGATTGCAGCTGCAAATGCATGGCAGTTACTGCCAACAGTGGCAACAACAAGTCCGAAAATATAGCCAAGCCTGATGGAAATACGTAAACATTGCAGGCCGAGTCGCATGCGCCGAGAAGTGCGCTACacattttgttgatttttctCCGCCCCtgcgcttgtgtgtgtgtcctGCTATGTGTGTGCTGGCCACGTTCAACAAGTGCAGGGCGCTCTCCCGAGTTTCCCACCTCTCTCTCTCACCCACTCTCTCTTGGCTTTCCTCGGAATCTGATTTGATAAGCGCGTGCGAAAAAGCCCTTCGATTCCACGCCGAATGGTCAATGTTCTGGGCCTGGTTTTAACCCTTGATTGCCGCGTGCACGCATGACAAAATAATTAGAGTCCCGAAAATCGCAAGTTCCTCGCCAGGTAGTCTAACATATTAGAGCCCTGCCTATTGATTTTTTACGCCAACCTCCTACAACTTATTTCCCAACTTGTTTTCCAGATGACATAAGCGCCACGTCGCCAGTGGCCAGTGATAAGGTGAAAGCAGCAccgcccacgcccactccgCCGGAAGTTGCCAAGCTTGCGGAAATCAATTTGCAGCCGGAGACGGGAGCATCCTCGGATGCGCCGACGACGCCGCAGGAAACTACTGGTGGTGATCCAATAATCGAGGCGGCCGACGAGCCACGACAGCCAGGACAGCCAGGACAGCCAGGACATGCGGTAAGCGGTGTACGAAATCGAATTAGCTTCGTCGGGGCGGGAAAATTGGCAAATTAAAGCTGCAGGTGCAGCGCAGCACTAATCAAGATGGAATCAGGTGGGTGGGGGGTAAGTCCCACCATCCTGCCGGGATAAATTAGGCCAACAATCGGGGCCTGATAATGACAGCCGCCCACAAGAGGAGCACTCATCACCAGCCCTCCTGGCCAAAAAAGAGAAGGCCAAAGCAAAATGCGTTTAGCTCCATCGACCGGCTTCGCTCGTCGCGGAAACTCAGAGGGTTCTCCGTCGCGAACCCTGAGAGAAAGCACGGGAAAAGCTCTCGGAGAGAGAGTAGCCACGGCCGGAAGCCTTCTTACAGGGTGTCCCAGCCGTACACAAAAAAAGGGGCGCCTATTGATTTTTGGGGCGCTACGTTGAACTTCACCCGGCTGGCTGCTTGGATGGATGGCTGGCTGGATGGGATTGGAGCTGCTTGGGCGGAGGGGAGAAGGTGGCTCTTTGGGGGTTGCCTGGTAACACGAGCTGCCAGCAGCGAGCACGCGCCGGCCAGCTGGCGGGGAATGGAGATGGAagtgggactgggactgggactggcaGTGGGGTTAGAGAATCCAAGGGGACTGGCAGCTCAGAGTTGTTCAAGTGCCCGCCACTTGAGCGTAGCAACTTTGCCGCTGCAAAACGGCTTGGAAAAAAACTATATCgattttgtgttgtttttgcttaccacttgcaacagcaacagcagcaacatcctGTGGCGAATACGAATGGCTGGAGCCCCACGCCGCGACGGCCGCGCACTCCGCCGGCGCCCCAGAACTCGCCAATTGGCTTTGGCCAGAATGCCAATGTGCCACCTGCCCTGGCTCCtctgctccagcagcagcagcagcaacaacagcagctgcaacagcagcaggcgaGCAACATCAAGCGGTGTGCAGCGACGGCCAGAaatcgcagcagcaacaaccgcATCATCGAGTGCGATCTCATTCCGAGCAAGAAATCAAAACGGAAGGCGGCCAAAAAGGAAGCCGGCGGCAGCGAGGCCATGGAGGCTGTGGAGCCCATCATAAGGGAACAAATAAGGGTGAGTTCTGGCACCTCTTCTGTTCTGGTTTGAGTAATATGGGATTATGATCAATATACAATACTTATGTATGTActttaaagatatattttcttCTGAGTGAAGATTTATTGGTTCATTCGTTAATACAACttaaaatgtttgcttttaaagtaaaaatatgttaattaCTATAATTTGATCAAATTAATatagataaaaacaaattaaaagactttaaaattctttaatttgtattaaaaaaccttaaaacttaatttaataatgGACTGTTTTATTTCAATGaatttaatgtaaataaaaataaagaacaatTTTCTAGCTAGATTATTAGATTAAGCTtataaaatgcaataaaaaatatagtcCAGTGTTAAAATtcgataaaaaatataatccaaatattaaaactaGAATTTACAATTTCAAAACCGCCACTAAACATCCCTTACATCCCCGCAGGACATCAAGCCCTTGCCGGGCTTCCTGCAGGCCTTCGGCTCCACCGAAATCGGGCGCTTTTCCGAGCGATTCCTGCAGACGCCCGAGTCGCTGGTGGAACGACTGGCTGAGGAGTGCGCAGCCAGTGCGCCCAGCAACTTCGCATCTCACCCGGCTGGAGGCTACATCGAtgccccggccacgcccacacccaGCCACTATGCCTACGAGGAGCAGAACCAGGGCGGCCATGCCAGGAACCGGATGCGCGGCTACGGCTACGAGACGCCGGACTACCTGGCGTATGAGCGATATGCGGCCTACGGAGCCGGCAGACCAAGAGCTCGCTACGGGGAAATCCGCTGCAACGGCTATTAGCAAGCGGTCTAGATACGGACACCGACGGCGAGCGGATCAGATGTAGCTTAGGGTTAGTGTTGTTGTAGTCGTGCATAGTCGTTGTCATTCGATATTCTCTGTGTGTGCCTTTTTCGGTCAAAATTGGACAATGGTTCCCCCGAAGAGTTGTTGTTGTCGGGGGCCTTGTTAGCGATGAGTGCGTTCAAAATTTACcacaagaaagaaagaaaaacaaaagaaacgGAAGCCAAAATATTGTTAGCAAACCATCTACATGTAAATGAATAATAATCAATTAAGTAGTTCAATGTATTTTAAATCGAAGTCGTTTTAATCGATTCAGAGTGTAAGTTGAAATCGTGTCCCACTGTACATAAGTATGCATTTCGTATGTGTAACACTAGATTTTAGTCAAACTACTTGGGCAGTTGGTAATGGGATCTAAAAAGTTTTCGAGGTCCCCGGGCGTTGGGAGACGTTTTTTCTTAACTTCAACGTAAATGTAGTGAACACTCAAAATTGTTTACAGCACCGTTTCCGAGCGGAAACCATTTTTTTGGGGCACTAAGCACCGAGATCACCCCGAGTAAAGATCAAATAAAACAGAGCGAAAATCTTACATTTAGCAAAGACATGTGccattgaaaaatatatttaattgaaaacacAATTTAGGAATTACGTTTATGTACAATACAGatacaaattaaagtttagCTACGGTAATCTAAAGCCAGATAGTTAATGTTAAAGCAATGCACTACGTTTTAGTCTAggacacagatacacacatacacacagagacgcagatacagatacagacacAGGTACACCCACACAGAGACACACTCGAACCACCGCACTAATTTGTACTTGGCAAAATTGATTAATTTTCTATCGACTTACTAACAACCCATTCATTTTCGGATCGATTTCTTTGTTGTATTGAGTGCCTTAATTTACTGAATTCATTTCCAATATCTGTGCGTGAACAACTGAGCGTAACGAATTTGTATGATTTACTTGTAGAGAGACAACCAAGTTCAGGTTTCAAAGGGGCCCAACAAAATTTCAAACGCAAATCGAACAAATCAATGAAGACAAAGAGACAACCGAATATTAccaaaaacggaaaaaatcCAAACACATCGAGCGacattcaaaaatgtttaatagcGATTAAAAAACTAGTTAATATGTAAAGAAACTACTCACCAACAAAAAACACAGAGGAAGAAAACCCTGTAGCGTTGACATTTTATGCCAACTAAGTATTTGGAAGTCTTCGGTGGTGAAATGAAGGAACAACAACCGAGGACGAAAGAAAGCAAACCAAGTATTTAGTATAATTAAGTCCgtgtgtaaataaatatttgaaagttTGAATTTTACGAAATAAATCACGCAAAACGATTAGCAAAGGATGTTGGCAAACAAAACGCTGATTTGTTGTTTACATGTTGggacttttgtttttaactgttttattcgtttaattaatttataaatattataacataACCTAGAagttgtttattgtttttatcattttgtgtgggtttgtgtttttaaattaattacaaaaatagTTCAGTTGTAAGAAGAGCAGAATCgtagtaataataatagtgattAGAATTTAGTTGAGCGGAAACGAAATAGGGATACAAAGGCTCCTGGGCTCCCAAATCGGCGGAGCGAAATATAGGCTTACAAACTAAACAGAAGCATAGTAGGTAATTAGGAGCTGGTGAAAACACATACAACTGAGCGACTGAGGGATTAATAGTATACGGGTGAGGGTGAGGATTGCGGAGTTGGCTACACTTTTAGTACAATTAGCTGGTTTTATCGCTTTGCGTCTGCTTTATATACGCATCGATCGTTGGATCGTCGGTAATAATTAGTTATAAATAATTAGTTTATGTATTATATATCATTAAATGTCCGCCGCTCCTCACTTCCTTCGTAGGCCGAGGGACGCAACTCCGTCCGTGTCTTGTTTAAGGTGCTGGTGCAGGAATCCTGGCGAAGACCCCCGCAATCATGACGAGGATGCCGCCGATGAGTTCTTCGTCGAgcctccaccgccgccgccgatgCAGTTGCGCTGCTTCTCAATGTACACGTTGAGCAGCCTCACCTTGCTGGGATTCAGCACAGACAGCTTCGGCTTGACCTTCTCCTCACCCAGGACAAAGTACAGCTTAACGATGCAGAAGACCGCCGCCTTACGCACCATCGATTGCATGTCGTCCGCCGATCGCGCCAGATTGGGGAACACAATATCCAGGTGGGCGTCCGTGATCTCCGTGCCATGGTGCTCGGTCACCTCCAGCAGGATCTTGATGGCGCACAGATTGGTGGGGAACTCGCCCGTCGCAATCACCGGATTGACAATGTTGATAGACAGGTCCAGCGGCAGGGATGGTGCTATCCTTGGTATCATCGAGTCGATTTCCCGCAAGGCCTCCTTGCTGTGCTGATAGCACTGGATGATCTTCAGCAGGATCAGCTCCAGGAAGTGCATCCAGTTGTGGCGCATCTTGTTGCTGCGCATGATCTTGCTGAGCACGTGCAGGCCGGCAATCACCACGTCCGTGTGGTCCGCCTCCAGAATGTTGAGCAGCATTCGCATGATAGATCTGAAGTGTTTGTTCGGCAGCTCACAGTTGCCGCCCTTGATGCAGATCCCGAGGTTTGTCAGCGACGTCTGCAGCAGCTCCACGGGCTGGTCCTTCGTTAAGGTCAAGGCCACACGCACCACTTCGCTCTCCATCAGATCGCTGGGCAGGATGAGCTCTCCATTCTCCGCCATACTGAGCGAGACCACGTGCACCTTGGCATCGCCAGTTGGCTGCGGCGACTTGGCATTTTGAGTGGTTCTATCCCGGTCCAGGTTATCTAGACGCATGGTAGCCGACTCCGGAGTGTTCGACTGCGTGGTGTTGGCCGACGACTGCGTCTTGGAGTTGGAAGACAGGGAGGCACACGAGTCCTGCTGGCCCTGATCGTGATACTGCAGGTGTCCATTGAAGCCATTGGGCGCCAGCGCCGTCTGGTACTGACCGCCAAAGCAGTGCCGGATCTCCTCCGACGTCTTCTGAATGTTGTGCTGAATGTCCAACTCCGAGGAGAAGAGCAGCTCCTGCTCCACGGAGGAC
This window of the Drosophila biarmipes strain raj3 chromosome 3L, RU_DBia_V1.1, whole genome shotgun sequence genome carries:
- the LOC108028248 gene encoding uncharacterized protein LOC108028248, whose translation is MSDRYPASFYDHHHQLQLQLQHHHPHQTTTMSHYPPQPYRSGYHPAGYHPYGYGYGSSSASYMPNYYRYAPYASPHYSQHHQGMFTPAGQQLIPSSVLHYPPRSHPYQPQQQQPSQPGYEPPAPLPYSSSASYQSRGFGAFAGPTPHYAPPGRSSTPAPNRTVLPPSYLEPLRGYSAEQQHLGQQQHLGQQQMPHIPLAGTPKLEDPDVEVEAVAESPAQRLTTSPPMISATGTDSGISNCSTRARSDSSQSTPVYSGEYPVNMSVESASCVPYHCPADGRDFEEEEVLVQPPATAAEETRRADTPLNIPDDISATSPVASDKVKAAPPTPTPPEVAKLAEINLQPETGASSDAPTTPQETTGGDPIIEAADEPRQPGQPGQPGHAQQQQHPVANTNGWSPTPRRPRTPPAPQNSPIGFGQNANVPPALAPLLQQQQQQQQQLQQQQASNIKRCAATARNRSSNNRIIECDLIPSKKSKRKAAKKEAGGSEAMEAVEPIIREQIRDIKPLPGFLQAFGSTEIGRFSERFLQTPESLVERLAEECAASAPSNFASHPAGGYIDAPATPTPSHYAYEEQNQGGHARNRMRGYGYETPDYLAYERYAAYGAGRPRARYGEIRCNGY